One genomic segment of Alkalimarinus alittae includes these proteins:
- a CDS encoding DUF6447 family protein yields the protein MAKLTIDDKQYEIDKLPPEAKAKLDSARFCEQKIEQLEAEIAIARTARAAYLQSLPSLLTDDALSSSSANKTNKKPASMPKKAAIRKSKTTIN from the coding sequence ATGGCCAAGCTAACTATCGACGACAAACAATACGAGATTGACAAGCTACCCCCAGAGGCTAAAGCTAAATTAGATTCCGCACGTTTTTGCGAGCAAAAAATCGAACAACTAGAAGCAGAAATTGCAATAGCCCGCACTGCGCGCGCAGCCTATCTACAATCACTACCCTCACTACTGACTGATGACGCACTTTCATCAAGCTCCGCAAACAAGACTAATAAAAAACCTGCATCTATGCCTAAAAAGGCAGCAATTCGCAAGTCTAAAACCACCATTAATTAA
- a CDS encoding SapC family protein, with protein MTNYVAIQRSLHRAAGFTPSSNYSFATSIATVPLLQAEIPNAIAQMPIAFQITPQGSSETFNLVGLQSLSPGKNAFLMPDGLWVGGYMPAFYRAYPFALLPNSEKQQLQLSIHSSAINDTPTEQDTRFFESDQSLTPRLQEISNFLAESMKNRQATLAMCKALNEANLIVPWDIHFNIAVENGQPQEKVLQGLYHIDLEALKNLPPEQLAELNSSGALGMAYGQLHSESRLKALTEIETAQQTLANQMAETNDQTEPDLDDLFGDKDDLFSFD; from the coding sequence ATGACAAACTACGTAGCGATTCAACGCTCACTACATCGAGCTGCAGGCTTCACACCATCATCCAACTACAGCTTCGCCACCTCGATTGCAACCGTACCGCTACTACAAGCCGAAATACCCAATGCAATAGCACAAATGCCCATTGCCTTCCAAATAACACCTCAAGGCTCAAGTGAAACATTTAATCTTGTGGGTTTACAGTCGCTATCACCTGGAAAAAACGCATTTCTTATGCCAGATGGACTCTGGGTAGGCGGTTACATGCCTGCATTTTATCGCGCGTATCCATTTGCCTTATTACCCAATAGCGAAAAACAACAATTGCAGCTCAGCATTCACAGTAGTGCAATCAATGACACCCCGACCGAGCAAGACACTCGCTTTTTTGAAAGTGACCAATCTTTAACGCCACGCTTACAAGAAATATCCAATTTTTTGGCAGAGTCCATGAAAAACAGGCAAGCAACACTAGCCATGTGTAAAGCCCTCAATGAAGCCAACTTAATCGTGCCTTGGGATATTCACTTCAACATTGCAGTTGAAAACGGCCAACCTCAAGAAAAAGTACTTCAAGGGCTTTATCATATCGATCTTGAAGCACTTAAAAACCTACCTCCAGAACAGCTAGCTGAACTTAACAGTAGTGGTGCCCTTGGTATGGCCTACGGGCAACTTCACTCTGAGTCGCGATTAAAAGCACTCACTGAAATTGAAACAGCCCAACAAACACTAGCGAACCAAATGGCAGAAACCAATGATCAAACAGAACCCGACCTAGATGACTTATTTGGCGATAAGGACGACCTATTCTCTTTTGACTAA